One window of the Methanocaldococcus vulcanius M7 genome contains the following:
- a CDS encoding DUF505 family protein, translated as MFLKKRHLEILKKMKETEMQNEIEKSYPEEFKTRALELFILGFVELEGNSIKFTEAGKKLINIIDELDLEKIPEVFVDSEIIKIMELLDETGKIPDEWMELLKERFLADENGLTSLGKNILSIYKETHPVVYLTPEILAFIRDMPKIGLYDELITYKNTKPYGENIVNALQAMRLLLISPKTESKAFSTTKAVSHVLKISSMVPKISRALILRKEDFEMLKRGETTEEMTESGFYEEGKVSELGKAMIDTYEDMGKIEDKTLPIYVLEDEIKVLKAIEDIKEKYETNPEIIPTYDEIKKRVDIEDLGAVLHTLESKELIKREVVKNKDTYWMTEFGEKVKDLGEVSTDGMKAITYPESGDVPIAEWVVSGKNEGTVKRGITEKGKYLIKMSKTIKRKPYLTKYDVSALVKIPRKEYIHRDELVGLIKDHVGGEEKEIIKALGEAESKGFIKELQNKMVKLTKLGEDVKESIEMAKVQELLSTKFAITPTTFNILKAIYDNREEFDKVWKEKSEGKEHKENEIILLAKLLPLTPEEIKKNLVILKNVGFIGKKGLTDSGVKLVEAYIRFHNEN; from the coding sequence GTGTTTTTGAAAAAGAGGCATTTGGAAATTTTAAAAAAGATGAAAGAGACAGAAATGCAGAACGAAATTGAGAAATCATATCCAGAAGAGTTTAAAACAAGAGCATTAGAGTTGTTTATTTTAGGGTTTGTAGAGTTAGAAGGCAATTCAATAAAATTCACAGAAGCAGGGAAAAAGCTGATCAATATCATAGATGAATTAGATCTTGAAAAAATACCTGAGGTCTTTGTAGATTCTGAGATAATAAAAATTATGGAATTGTTAGATGAAACTGGGAAGATTCCTGATGAATGGATGGAATTATTAAAGGAAAGATTTTTAGCAGATGAGAACGGGTTAACATCTCTTGGTAAAAATATATTAAGCATATATAAAGAAACACATCCTGTTGTTTATCTAACTCCTGAAATATTGGCTTTCATAAGAGACATGCCGAAGATCGGATTGTATGATGAGTTAATTACCTACAAAAATACCAAACCATATGGGGAAAATATAGTAAATGCCCTTCAAGCCATGAGGTTGTTATTAATTTCTCCAAAAACAGAAAGTAAGGCATTTTCAACCACTAAGGCAGTATCTCATGTCTTAAAAATAAGTTCAATGGTTCCAAAAATAAGTAGGGCGTTAATATTAAGAAAAGAGGACTTTGAAATGCTGAAAAGAGGAGAAACTACCGAAGAAATGACAGAAAGCGGTTTTTATGAAGAGGGAAAGGTTAGTGAATTAGGAAAAGCCATGATTGATACTTATGAAGATATGGGTAAGATAGAGGATAAAACGCTACCTATATATGTATTAGAAGATGAAATAAAAGTTTTGAAGGCAATAGAAGACATTAAAGAGAAGTATGAGACGAATCCAGAGATCATTCCAACGTACGATGAGATAAAAAAGAGAGTTGATATTGAAGATCTTGGGGCAGTTTTACACACCTTGGAATCAAAAGAGCTTATAAAAAGAGAAGTAGTAAAAAATAAAGATACCTACTGGATGACTGAGTTCGGAGAGAAGGTTAAGGACTTGGGAGAGGTTTCAACAGATGGGATGAAGGCAATAACCTATCCAGAAAGCGGGGATGTTCCAATAGCTGAGTGGGTAGTTAGTGGTAAGAACGAAGGAACTGTAAAGAGAGGAATAACTGAAAAAGGTAAATATTTAATAAAGATGTCAAAAACAATTAAAAGAAAGCCATATTTAACAAAATATGACGTTTCTGCGCTGGTAAAGATTCCAAGGAAGGAGTATATACACAGGGACGAACTTGTAGGTTTAATTAAGGATCACGTTGGTGGAGAAGAAAAAGAGATAATTAAAGCACTTGGAGAGGCAGAATCAAAAGGATTTATTAAAGAACTCCAAAATAAAATGGTAAAATTAACAAAATTAGGAGAAGATGTAAAAGAATCCATAGAAATGGCAAAAGTTCAAGAATTACTGTCTACGAAGTTTGCTATAACACCAACAACATTCAATATTTTAAAAGCAATATATGATAATAGAGAAGAGTTCGATAAGGTCTGGAAAGAGAAGAGTGAAGGAAAAGAACATAAGGAGAATGAGATAATACTCCTTGCCAAACTTCTTCCGTTAACTCCTGAGGAGATAAAGAAAAACTTAGTTATACTTAAAAATGTTGGATTTATAGGTAAGAAGGGCCTTACTGATTCAGGAGTTAAATTAGTAGAGGCATATATAAGATTCCATAATGAGAATTAA
- a CDS encoding potassium channel family protein, whose protein sequence is METSKKLIMVAVLSITLILTYAYLISVIEGVSYFTALYFSVVTITTTGYGDFTPKTFLGKLLTIIYLCVGVGIVMYLFSLITEFIVEGKFEELVRSKRMKNKIKTIKDHYIICGYGRLGRVVGEKFIEENVPFVAIDTNEDVLKEEYEKYPDKFLYVVGDAKKDEVLKKAKIEKAKGLIATLPTDADNVFLTLTARELNPNILITAKADEKDAIKKLKIAGADRIVSPYLIGGLRMAEVSVRPGILDFLSTFMKIAKNEYEEDIELKKFVIENDSELAYKSLKDADIRGKTGATILGIRRGKEFCINPYPEYILKPGDIIYAFGTEENLKYLENLVKKKKKKK, encoded by the coding sequence ATGGAAACATCTAAAAAGCTTATAATGGTTGCAGTTCTTTCCATCACTTTAATACTAACCTACGCCTATCTAATAAGCGTAATTGAAGGTGTTAGTTATTTTACAGCACTATATTTTAGCGTTGTTACAATAACAACCACCGGCTATGGGGACTTTACTCCAAAAACATTTTTAGGAAAGTTGCTTACAATAATATATCTATGCGTTGGTGTTGGAATTGTAATGTATCTTTTTAGTTTGATAACAGAGTTTATAGTGGAGGGTAAGTTTGAAGAGTTAGTGAGGTCGAAAAGGATGAAAAACAAGATAAAAACAATAAAAGACCATTATATAATTTGTGGTTATGGACGATTAGGAAGGGTTGTGGGGGAAAAATTTATAGAAGAAAATGTTCCATTTGTAGCAATCGATACAAACGAGGATGTTCTTAAAGAGGAGTATGAAAAATATCCTGATAAATTTTTATATGTAGTTGGAGATGCAAAAAAGGATGAGGTTTTAAAAAAGGCAAAGATTGAAAAAGCAAAGGGTCTTATAGCAACACTTCCAACTGACGCAGATAATGTATTTTTAACACTTACAGCAAGGGAGTTAAATCCCAACATACTGATAACTGCAAAGGCAGATGAAAAAGATGCGATAAAAAAATTAAAAATTGCTGGGGCAGATAGAATTGTCTCTCCCTACTTAATTGGCGGTTTAAGAATGGCTGAGGTTTCTGTTAGGCCGGGAATATTGGACTTTTTAAGCACGTTTATGAAGATAGCAAAGAACGAATATGAAGAGGATATCGAGTTAAAAAAATTTGTAATAGAAAACGACTCTGAGCTGGCTTATAAAAGTTTAAAAGATGCAGACATAAGAGGAAAAACAGGAGCTACAATCTTGGGAATAAGAAGAGGAAAAGAGTTCTGCATAAACCCATATCCTGAATATATATTAAAACCTGGGGATATAATCTATGCCTTTGGAACTGAAGAAAACCTCAAATATTTAGAAAATCTCGTAAAAAAGAAGAAAAAGAAAAAATAA
- a CDS encoding protoglobin domain-containing protein — protein MNVSFDSIYNEIIENMHHLASEEKDFSKLAKYKDVISKTIDEVVEEVFNDIFSYEKTKDIFDESKRKEIEEDFKNWIKGLFEISNNSQLEEFYKDTVKRGIKYVEKDFLPEYLTAIIIKIEDRLKNKLKEELKEDSQEIINILDDLLKRVILLNVASYMNFENKVLDYIGINQNLKRNAVKLGIKKMGL, from the coding sequence ATGAATGTGTCATTCGATAGCATATATAACGAGATTATTGAAAATATGCATCATCTCGCATCAGAAGAGAAGGATTTTTCAAAATTGGCAAAATATAAGGATGTTATTAGTAAGACGATAGATGAAGTTGTAGAGGAAGTATTTAATGATATTTTTTCATATGAAAAAACAAAAGACATATTCGATGAAAGTAAAAGGAAAGAGATTGAAGAGGACTTCAAAAACTGGATAAAAGGTTTATTTGAAATATCAAATAATAGTCAATTGGAGGAATTTTATAAAGATACAGTGAAGAGAGGAATTAAGTATGTTGAAAAAGATTTCTTACCCGAGTATTTAACTGCAATAATTATAAAAATTGAGGATAGGTTGAAAAACAAATTAAAAGAGGAATTAAAAGAGGACTCTCAGGAGATAATAAATATTCTCGACGATCTGTTAAAGAGAGTAATCTTGCTTAATGTGGCATCATATATGAACTTTGAAAATAAGGTTTTGGATTACATAGGAATTAATCAAAATCTAAAAAGAAATGCAGTAAAACTTGGAATAAAAAAGATGGGGTTGTAA